The Plectropomus leopardus isolate mb chromosome 14, YSFRI_Pleo_2.0, whole genome shotgun sequence DNA window CTATATACATTAACACAAGTGTGTGTTGTACTGCTAAAAACAGTCCGAGTTGTGGTTGAGCAAAGAAGGATCTCATAGTGCCGTGTTCCTCTTGTCCGGTCTTTCCTTCGGGGAGAGTGCGAGGTGGCGCTGTCGGTTGCTTTCCTCCTCATATCCCTGCTTCATTAGGCCGGTCAAATACTGGAACATAGTCTAGATCACAAACAAGCAGTGACGGAATAAGAAATGGGAAATTTTAATTGGATTTCAATTAAGATTTCAATTGAGTGAAAGTAGCAATAAAACAGTATAGAAATACTTTGTAACaagattaaaatcaaaattgtcttaaattttaatattttctcatGTCTTAACTACTCTTTGAAGGTAAACTATATATCTTTGGGTTGAGACctaaaaaaaacgacatttgaggacatcatcttTGTCCTTTGAAAACGATTGAAGTTATTCACCATTTTCTAATATCTTAaaaactaatcagttaattgtgaaaataattgacagattaatcaacaatgacTAATTgtttgttgcagccctattatttcacataaatgtGTTATTCAAAAGGCTATAGAAGTACACcatgtatgttttgtgtgtgcgtgtgtatacAACTTCTTATTTTGATAAATCATAGTgtgttgtaattttgtaatcTTAAGTGAGATGAGTCAGATGtttaaaacatgacacaaaagTTGACACTAACCAACTTCTACCActagagagcagcagcaggccaTTAATTGAAGTAGAAAGATGTACAGAAACTTAAATGttgtaatattaaaattttTACCATTGAATTATAACATGAAGCTGCAAAGATGCTGTttctaaaaaatgcatgttaaaattTGACCTTCATTTGCAAAATGCTTAATGTGAAATTAATAAACTGACCAGGGAGGCactcaaaatgatcacaaagagacacaaaacaacaaaatagacaaaaattacaccacagagacacaaaacaaccacaaggaaacacaaaatgaccgcaaaaacatgcaaaacgtctacaaagagatgcaaaaacaccacaaagctTGTGTATCTTTCTCCTATAAAGGACAAATGGGGCCCTATGCATTTCTGcacccaggggcccattgtctcataatctgcccatgctTGAACTCCTTTAAATTTTGTAAGTCCTTTGCAGTCTGCTGCCAGAAAGCTCTtcacttaaatttaattcacTGAAGGAAAGAGATGTATCTATTGTGTATAAATACTGAGTAGCAGCAGCTTTATTCAAGCGTCTCTGCATTAATAACACCGGGGATGTTGAAGTGACATAACCCGATGTGACAGAGCCATGTCCTGTTTTCTCAATATGCTCATGTATGGTTCAGTGAGACGTAAACTGCACATCAGTCAAGCTTGTGTCGCACTGCTTCCCAACTTGCCATGTTACATGGCGCATTAAAGACATGCAGAACTCTGCAGAATTACAGCTTATTTTCACAAGACATTTACTCATTCACTCTCACTGAAGAGATTTCTGCTTACACTTAAAGAGACATGCAGGTCACACAATGGCACTCCTTACCTTCCACGCCTCCTCCAGCTCAGCCGTCCACCTCTCCTTCAGGATGGGCTGCACGGCACAGATGAATTCTGCTCCGACGTACtagaaaataattacaaaagaTACTTATTGCTTCGCCTTGGTAACTAGGCTTTTATTCAGTTGGTGTGTCACTCCATTGTTATTTGCAAGTGTAGGTGTGTTTCCATTTTGCAGTTTTGGGTTAATTCATTCAGCTGCTGTGATTTCCGGAGCCTCAGTATAATGGTGAGTCTGACAAAGCACTACAGTATCAGTGAAATTAGACACTATAACAAAACACcttcacaaatacacactgcaTGGAGCACAGTTGGGGTCATGGGGGTCTTACACTGTAGTATTTAGGTGGGGCATTGTAATGATAATGGCTTTTTCCCAGCTCCAGAGCCAGAGCTTCCAGTCTCTCCAGCTGGTCCAGTCTGGCCACACTTTTCTCAATAAAAGACATCACCCTGAAAGAGATCGGAGAAGAAAAGATGTCCTGCATGATTGATCCACCAGTTAATCATGAATTAGCAGCAGACGACCATCAATTGATACATCTCCACCGTAAGATAAGTGTGACGCTCTTCTGTGTTTGAAGGCTGCACGGTGACATTTGCAGTTTCACAAATGCcaagaaagacaaacacaattGATCGCGTAGCTTATAAAGATCGCTCACATTTGATGATGCAAAATTGCACtatatttttctgcacaaaCTCTACAAGATcacttttctttgttgcttttgCAGGTGTATCTGCCATCACTGCGGAGTGTGTTCGTGACTGCTTTGAGGATAAATATGGAACAAAGGGCGAGAGTTGGTTTAGCTCTCTCTTCCCGCTGTCTCGCTGCCACTGCAGACATTTGTACTAATGTCCCTGAGTGCGGTTGAAGGGCCGTTATCGCTGAATATGATAGCAGGCCAGTTCATGCTGGGGCGCGCaaaacattttgtctgtgtgcCGCTGCTGCAATGCCACGGTAACCTGTGTACCTTCAGGTCCTCAGGCAGTAATTGGCTGCTCTGGCCTCATGCATAGAGGGACAATGAGAGGCCTGATGCACCCTGGAGACAACAGACAAGTGGCTGGGATAGGTGCTACAAGCTCTCTTTTCTGCAGAGTGGTAAGCAACATCCAAATGATACCACTACCTGAGGAGCTTTGCCACTTATTATTTGTGTATTGTGCACTGTGGTTGATCATGTATTCATATATTCTTTGATTCACCATGAAAAGACTGTAAAGACTATGTATTGATTCCTCCAGCTAACACTCCTGCAGCAAAAGCCCGATACTGCCCTGTAGCTCCACTGTTGTCCAAAAGTAATTACAAACGCATTAATGAGCACTGATGCACTGGGTGATATTTCTTTGGTGTGGGATTAATCAAGTTTATCTTAACTTAACCAGATTGGAAATCACGGCACAAGAACACCATCAGTGGCTGGAAATAGTCCCTCTAAATGCAAAAtgttcaacatgtcaaaatgtgacatttttttcgacatacgctaatatgtcattttcagatattttttcaacatgctctcTATGACgtatttggccttttttttgacatgctatactttgcTATACTATGTCTCTACAAGCTTTAATatatttcagccattttttcgacatgtcaaaatttgacattttttgacatcctgtacaatgtcgttttcagcctttttgacatgctatattatgatgtatttggcttttttttcgacatgctatagtatgacgcatctctataagctataatatgtggttttcagccatttagttgacatttaaaaatttgacatttttagacaaTATATACTATAGtgatttcagccatttttttcgacatgctaaattctgatgtttttgcctttttttgttgacactgACATACTACTATATCAtggcgtcatagtatacaaagtagaaaaaaagtcaagaaacagaaaaaaaaaagacagaaaatgcaatagtaaaacatgtggaaaaaggtcaaattttggcatgcccttaaatggctgaaaacgtcatattatagcttgtagagacacgtcatggtatacaaagtgtCGTTGttgacatgctatgttatggtgTCTTTGGCAGTTTTTGGCAACCCTCTACTGCCTTTATTACGAGccacgcctccactatcaatatacgcatgggaatatgggctttatgaataaaattggcttgacttgacttgactattcattcattttttcaacatgctattttatgatgtttttgggtttttgcaacatcccaTGCCAttgcgtgtctcggcatgctattttatgtggttttatgtggttttcagctgttttttggacatgtcatattttgacattttagccatactatagtattgccttttcaatcattttttcaacaagctgTTTTATCATGC harbors:
- the xgb gene encoding x globin is translated as MGCAISGLAAKAEFGERTTEDAAAVFPSEDQIQMIKESWKVIRDDIAKVGIIMFVRLFETHPECKDVFFLFRDVEDLERLRTSRELRAHGLRVMSFIEKSVARLDQLERLEALALELGKSHYHYNAPPKYYSYVGAEFICAVQPILKERWTAELEEAWKTMFQYLTGLMKQGYEEESNRQRHLALSPKERPDKRNTAL